In Actinomyces weissii, a genomic segment contains:
- a CDS encoding pentapeptide repeat-containing protein — MNKQKKRNAGRKLFYLIAAWTALSIVLFLFLVWFWGDMKPWSRGWLQKKTQDSVEVMQPTTPSDPLSSPSARSEIIEKSDHIPSNGAALDIARITLTIIGGIGAVGYLVIKFRERASAELEESRLDQREAETKLLAAVEQLGSGSPQVRIAGVYALADVADRYQGSYRQRVVDILCGYLRTERGCREPAVEEDIKNMVVVNGSKCLHTDGPVESTVLTVLAQHLRQAREGAGEQDVVIQEVENDQLWCDCTLDLHGAVLVEHLDLRNATINSFINFSGTQFLGPATFLSSRLYQANFWNSDFHDIAIFGGVHFYSKTMFCETRFHEYVDFDRAGFEGVVNFDEAEFRCDANFSNTYFGGKSTFKEAKFNQEIKDDGRAIVLPEGVPLNPETGLPWGASWVQFAD, encoded by the coding sequence ATGAACAAGCAAAAGAAGCGGAATGCGGGGCGAAAGCTTTTTTATCTGATTGCTGCATGGACCGCGCTATCTATAGTGCTTTTTTTGTTTTTAGTTTGGTTCTGGGGGGACATGAAACCTTGGTCCCGGGGGTGGCTGCAGAAAAAAACGCAGGATAGTGTGGAGGTAATGCAGCCCACGACGCCTTCAGATCCTCTGTCTTCCCCTAGCGCACGGTCAGAAATAATAGAGAAATCTGACCATATCCCTAGCAATGGTGCGGCACTCGATATTGCGAGAATTACATTGACGATCATAGGTGGTATAGGAGCAGTAGGGTATCTCGTTATCAAGTTCCGCGAACGAGCGAGTGCGGAGCTAGAAGAATCCCGGCTCGACCAACGTGAAGCAGAGACAAAGCTCCTTGCTGCTGTGGAACAACTAGGAAGTGGTTCGCCGCAAGTGCGTATTGCGGGAGTGTATGCGCTGGCGGATGTGGCAGACCGCTATCAAGGAAGTTACCGACAACGAGTAGTAGACATTTTGTGTGGATATCTACGTACTGAAAGAGGTTGCCGGGAACCTGCTGTCGAAGAAGATATTAAGAATATGGTAGTTGTCAACGGGAGTAAATGTCTGCATACAGATGGCCCCGTAGAGTCAACGGTTCTGACCGTACTAGCTCAACACTTGCGTCAAGCCAGAGAAGGGGCAGGTGAACAGGATGTTGTGATACAGGAAGTGGAAAACGACCAGCTCTGGTGCGACTGTACTCTAGATCTGCATGGCGCGGTACTTGTGGAGCATCTAGATCTTCGTAATGCAACTATCAACAGTTTCATAAACTTCTCCGGCACACAATTCTTGGGTCCCGCTACTTTCCTGAGTTCAAGGCTATATCAAGCCAACTTTTGGAATTCGGACTTCCATGACATAGCCATTTTCGGCGGGGTGCATTTCTATAGTAAAACCATGTTCTGTGAAACGCGATTTCATGAGTATGTCGATTTCGATCGGGCAGGCTTTGAGGGGGTCGTTAACTTCGATGAGGCGGAGTTCCGTTGCGACGCAAATTTTTCGAACACCTACTTTGGTGGAAAGTCGACCTTTAAGGAGGCGAAGTTCAACCAAGAGATTAAAGATGATGGACGTGCAATAGTATTGCCAGAAGGGGTTCCACTAAACCCAGAAACCGGCCTTCCTTGGGGTGCGAGCTGGGTTCAGTTTGCAGATTAG
- the der gene encoding bifunctional cytidylate kinase/GTPase Der, whose amino-acid sequence MGIVVAIDGPSGSGKSTVSKRVAHALGLAYLDTGAMYRAAAWWCEHSGVDLSDAAAVTRAVKTMPLDMGLDPQDPGVACDGQDISQAIRDPHISTVVSQVATNLEVRAELARLQREIIQREALGLSGCFAGGAGIVAEGRDVTTVIAPDAEVRLLVTASEEARLSRRAKDLEAAGKSVDAAALRDQVVRRDRDDATVSQFLTAPEGVTLVNSSDMTLEETVEHVLDLVEEAVSAEAELDAEQALQVQAMRRGLEDYELDEADLALLEEDQEVPLAARVEAGLPVLAVVGRPNVGKSTLVNRVLGRREAVVQDTPGVTRDRVSYPAEWVGRRFTIVDTGGWEVDVEGLDAAVAAQAEVAVEMADAVLLVVDAQVGITDTDAQVVRMLRRSGKPVVLAANKVDSPAQEGDAAALWNLGLGEPFPVSALHGRGSGDVLDACMAVLPEVSQVAPPAPEGDLHRVALVGRPNVGKSSLLNSLAGAQRVVVNELAGTTRDPVDEVLDLDGRKWVFVDTAGIRRRVRQTRGADYYAVLRTQGAIEKAEVAVVLLDASEPVTEQDVRVIQQAVDAGRALVLVNNKWDLVDEERQKMLAWETEHDLAHVSWAPHINLSALTGWHTNRLVRALDAALEGWTTRVPTGRLNAFLGELQAATPHPLRGGKQPRILFGTQVQAAPPRIVIFTTGFLDAGYRRFIERRLREEFGFVGTPIQIGVRVREKRERKQKR is encoded by the coding sequence ATGGGAATCGTCGTCGCCATTGACGGGCCGAGCGGCTCAGGCAAGTCCACCGTCTCCAAGCGTGTGGCCCACGCCCTGGGCCTGGCCTACCTGGACACGGGCGCCATGTACCGCGCGGCCGCCTGGTGGTGCGAGCACAGCGGCGTGGACCTGTCGGACGCCGCCGCCGTCACCCGCGCCGTCAAGACCATGCCGCTGGACATGGGCCTGGACCCGCAGGACCCCGGCGTCGCCTGCGACGGCCAGGACATCAGCCAGGCGATCCGCGACCCGCACATCTCCACCGTCGTCTCCCAGGTGGCCACCAACCTGGAGGTGCGTGCGGAGCTGGCCCGCCTGCAGCGCGAGATCATCCAGCGGGAGGCCCTGGGCCTGAGCGGCTGCTTCGCCGGGGGCGCGGGCATCGTGGCGGAGGGCCGGGACGTGACCACGGTGATCGCTCCCGACGCCGAGGTGCGGCTGCTGGTCACGGCCTCTGAGGAGGCTCGCCTGTCCCGCCGGGCCAAGGACCTGGAGGCGGCGGGCAAGAGCGTGGACGCCGCCGCCTTGCGTGACCAGGTGGTGCGCCGCGACCGGGACGACGCCACGGTCTCCCAGTTCCTGACCGCCCCCGAGGGAGTCACCCTGGTGAACTCCTCCGACATGACCCTGGAGGAGACGGTCGAGCACGTCCTGGACCTGGTGGAGGAGGCCGTCAGCGCCGAGGCCGAGCTGGACGCCGAGCAGGCCCTGCAGGTGCAGGCCATGCGCCGGGGCCTGGAGGACTACGAGCTGGACGAGGCGGACCTGGCCCTGCTGGAGGAGGACCAGGAGGTGCCCCTGGCCGCCCGTGTGGAGGCCGGGCTGCCGGTGCTGGCGGTGGTGGGGCGCCCGAACGTCGGCAAGTCCACGCTGGTCAACCGGGTGCTGGGCCGCCGCGAGGCCGTGGTGCAGGACACGCCGGGGGTGACCCGGGACCGGGTCTCCTACCCGGCGGAGTGGGTGGGGCGCCGCTTCACCATCGTGGACACCGGTGGCTGGGAGGTGGACGTGGAGGGGCTCGACGCCGCCGTCGCCGCCCAGGCCGAGGTGGCTGTGGAGATGGCCGACGCCGTGCTGCTGGTGGTGGACGCCCAGGTGGGCATCACGGACACGGACGCCCAGGTGGTGCGGATGCTGCGCCGCTCCGGCAAGCCGGTGGTGCTGGCCGCCAACAAGGTGGACTCCCCGGCCCAGGAGGGGGACGCGGCCGCCTTGTGGAACCTGGGGCTGGGGGAGCCGTTCCCGGTGTCGGCCCTGCACGGTCGGGGCAGCGGGGACGTGCTGGACGCCTGCATGGCGGTGCTGCCGGAGGTGTCCCAGGTGGCGCCGCCAGCCCCGGAGGGGGACCTGCACCGGGTGGCGCTGGTGGGGCGGCCGAACGTCGGCAAGTCCTCCCTGCTGAACTCCTTGGCGGGCGCGCAGCGCGTGGTGGTCAACGAGCTGGCTGGCACCACCCGGGACCCGGTGGACGAGGTGCTGGATCTGGACGGCCGCAAGTGGGTGTTCGTGGACACGGCGGGTATCCGCCGCCGGGTGCGGCAGACGCGCGGCGCCGACTACTACGCGGTGCTGCGCACGCAGGGCGCGATCGAGAAGGCTGAGGTGGCGGTGGTGCTGCTGGACGCCTCCGAGCCGGTCACGGAGCAGGACGTACGGGTGATCCAGCAGGCGGTGGACGCGGGCCGCGCCCTGGTGCTGGTGAACAACAAGTGGGACCTGGTGGACGAGGAGCGGCAGAAGATGCTGGCCTGGGAGACCGAGCACGACCTGGCGCACGTGTCCTGGGCGCCGCACATCAACCTGTCGGCCTTGACGGGCTGGCACACGAACCGGCTGGTGCGGGCCCTGGACGCGGCCCTGGAGGGCTGGACGACGCGGGTGCCCACGGGCAGGCTCAACGCCTTCCTGGGGGAGCTGCAGGCGGCCACCCCGCACCCGCTGCGCGGCGGCAAGCAGCCGCGGATCCTCTTTGGCACCCAGGTGCAGGCGGCCCCGCCACGGATCGTCATCTTCACGACCGGGTTCCTGGACGCCGGTTACCGGCGCTTCATTGAGCGGCGCCTGCGTGAGGAGTTCGGTTTCGTGGGCACGCCCATCCAGATCGGGGTGCGTGTGCGCGAGAAGCGCGAGCGCAAGCAGAAGCGCTGA
- a CDS encoding prephenate dehydrogenase has translation MGGPAAGQHRGPDAYQVATKGPVLVVGTGLLGTSLALALTAAGVEVQLADTSPTSLALARDMGAGQVRTVASPEPALVVVATPPDVAAAVVVHALREHPQAVVTDVASVKARIAEQVAAAGEAARRYVGSHPMAGRERSGAGAAHSELFVGRPWVLVAGQADPAAVLEVRNLVVDVGATPVRMEAAEQDAAVAAVSHLPQLVSSLLAARLERLPESALALAGQGLRDTTRIAASDPRLWAAILVGNAGPVSVLLRELRADLDELIAGLEREASARAEQPEPQGTGLERTSGAAGVAATAGRTAAQAATAGPRGLVPGGAATSGTAPAAVEPGSAGGASGALRASETALAPEARGSTGLVAPGAVGAIMQVMSRGNAGQARIPGKHGGAPRRYAQVQVLVPDQPGELGRLFSEVGAAGVNIEDFAMEHSPGQRAGVAMLSVLPGAAQGLETALEEGGWRLVRA, from the coding sequence CTGGGTGGTCCGGCTGCGGGCCAGCACCGGGGGCCGGACGCGTACCAGGTGGCCACCAAGGGGCCGGTGCTGGTGGTGGGCACCGGCCTGCTGGGGACCTCCCTGGCCCTGGCGCTGACGGCCGCCGGGGTGGAGGTACAGCTGGCTGACACCTCGCCGACCTCGCTGGCCCTGGCACGGGACATGGGGGCGGGGCAGGTGCGCACCGTCGCCAGCCCGGAGCCCGCCCTGGTGGTGGTGGCCACCCCTCCCGACGTCGCCGCCGCCGTCGTGGTGCATGCCCTGCGGGAGCACCCGCAGGCGGTCGTCACTGACGTGGCCAGCGTGAAGGCCCGTATCGCGGAGCAGGTGGCTGCCGCCGGTGAGGCAGCGCGGCGCTACGTGGGCAGCCACCCCATGGCCGGGCGGGAGCGTTCCGGCGCGGGGGCCGCCCACTCGGAGCTGTTCGTGGGGCGCCCCTGGGTGCTGGTGGCGGGGCAGGCCGACCCGGCGGCGGTGCTGGAGGTGCGCAACCTGGTGGTCGACGTCGGGGCCACGCCGGTACGCATGGAGGCGGCCGAGCAGGACGCGGCCGTGGCGGCGGTCAGCCACCTGCCCCAGCTGGTGAGCTCGCTGCTGGCGGCCCGGCTGGAGAGGCTGCCCGAGTCGGCGCTGGCCCTGGCGGGGCAGGGGCTGCGGGACACCACCCGGATCGCGGCCTCGGACCCGAGGCTGTGGGCAGCGATCCTGGTGGGTAACGCCGGGCCGGTCAGCGTGCTGCTGCGCGAGCTGCGGGCGGACCTGGACGAGCTTATCGCGGGCTTGGAGCGGGAGGCATCCGCCAGGGCGGAGCAGCCTGAGCCGCAGGGGACTGGGCTGGAGCGCACCTCAGGGGCCGCCGGGGTGGCTGCGACAGCCGGGAGGACGGCTGCGCAGGCCGCGACGGCCGGTCCGAGAGGGCTCGTGCCCGGCGGTGCGGCAACGTCGGGAACTGCGCCTGCTGCGGTGGAGCCAGGCAGCGCCGGAGGAGCGAGCGGAGCACTGAGGGCGTCGGAAACTGCCCTTGCCCCGGAGGCCCGGGGGAGCACGGGGCTGGTGGCGCCGGGCGCCGTCGGGGCGATCATGCAGGTCATGTCCCGGGGCAACGCGGGGCAGGCACGGATCCCGGGCAAGCACGGAGGCGCGCCGAGGCGGTACGCGCAGGTGCAGGTGCTCGTGCCTGACCAGCCGGGGGAGCTGGGGCGGCTGTTCTCCGAGGTGGGTGCTGCGGGGGTCAATATCGAGGACTTCGCGATGGAGCACTCGCCGGGGCAGCGGGCCGGGGTGGCGATGCTCTCGGTGCTGCCCGGTGCCGCCCAGGGGCTGGAGACTGCCCTGGAGGAGGGCGGCTGGCGCCTGGTGCGGGCCTGA
- a CDS encoding pseudouridine synthase, with protein MSREEELDLGAEEFYDEDDLEELPPNADAAELAEFDATALSEEEEAAALEAARRASRGGEEDPHVAQGQRLQKVLAHAGVASRRAAELMIAAGRVRVDGVVVREVGLRVDPVSQEIRVDGQRILTDPDVVTLLLHKPAGMVCTMDDPQGRPTVGEYGRRWLAEHAQELPTTGEVRLVHVGRLDTDTEGLLLLSNDGELSHRLMHPSYEISKTYVAIVEGQVEAWVPRKLRRGIELEDGPVAADKVVVKDSGPAGSIVELSLHSGRNRIVRRMLEAVGHPVLRLARTRLGPLSLGGLRPGEARVLTAREVQSLQQEVGL; from the coding sequence ATGAGCCGTGAAGAGGAGCTGGACCTGGGGGCTGAGGAGTTCTACGACGAGGACGACCTGGAAGAGCTCCCGCCTAACGCTGACGCCGCCGAGCTGGCGGAGTTTGACGCCACGGCTCTCAGCGAGGAGGAAGAGGCCGCCGCGCTGGAGGCGGCCCGCCGCGCGAGCCGGGGCGGGGAGGAGGACCCGCACGTCGCCCAGGGGCAGCGCCTCCAGAAGGTGCTGGCCCACGCCGGAGTCGCCTCCCGGCGGGCCGCCGAGCTGATGATCGCCGCCGGGCGGGTGCGCGTGGACGGTGTGGTGGTTAGGGAGGTAGGGCTGCGGGTGGACCCGGTCAGCCAGGAGATCCGCGTGGACGGGCAGCGGATCCTCACCGACCCGGACGTGGTCACCCTGCTGCTGCACAAGCCGGCGGGCATGGTGTGCACCATGGACGACCCGCAGGGGCGTCCCACGGTGGGGGAGTACGGCCGCCGCTGGCTGGCGGAGCACGCCCAGGAGCTGCCTACCACCGGTGAGGTGCGGCTGGTGCACGTGGGCAGGCTGGACACGGACACGGAGGGGCTGCTGCTGCTGTCGAATGACGGCGAGCTCTCCCACCGGCTTATGCACCCCAGCTATGAGATCTCCAAGACCTATGTGGCGATCGTGGAGGGGCAGGTGGAGGCCTGGGTGCCGCGCAAGCTCCGGCGCGGCATCGAGCTGGAGGACGGGCCGGTGGCCGCCGACAAGGTGGTGGTCAAGGATTCCGGCCCGGCGGGCAGCATCGTGGAGCTGAGCCTGCACTCGGGGCGCAACCGGATTGTGCGGCGGATGCTGGAGGCCGTGGGGCACCCGGTGCTGCGGCTGGCCCGCACCCGCCTGGGGCCGTTGAGCCTGGGGGGCCTGCGGCCGGGGGAGGCCCGGGTGCTGACGGCCCGGGAGGTCCAGTCGCTGCAGCAGGAGGTCGGCCTGTGA
- the scpB gene encoding SMC-Scp complex subunit ScpB yields the protein MSRAAQSPEQGQLSAVAPQRLRAAAEAVLIVAEEPVSEAALAEALGVEEAQARELLESLAAEYAGELAGTSPRGFVLRAVAGGWRLASSPEFSDLLERFVVGGATARLSQAALETLAVIAYRQPVTRGRVAAVRGVNVDSVVRTLLARGLIVEDGQEPSGALLYRTTTEFLEYMGLRSLEELPPLAPYLPEASALGEIEEELDGRSLR from the coding sequence TTGAGCCGTGCAGCACAGTCCCCGGAGCAGGGCCAGCTCAGCGCCGTCGCCCCCCAGCGGCTACGGGCCGCCGCGGAGGCGGTGCTGATCGTGGCGGAGGAGCCCGTCAGCGAGGCCGCCCTGGCAGAGGCCCTGGGGGTGGAGGAGGCGCAGGCCCGCGAGCTGCTGGAGTCCCTGGCCGCCGAGTACGCCGGGGAGCTGGCAGGCACTAGTCCACGGGGCTTCGTGCTGCGGGCGGTGGCGGGCGGCTGGCGCCTGGCCTCCAGCCCCGAGTTCTCCGACCTGTTGGAGCGCTTCGTGGTGGGCGGGGCGACGGCGCGGCTGTCGCAGGCCGCCCTGGAGACGCTCGCCGTCATCGCCTACCGCCAGCCCGTCACCCGGGGGCGCGTGGCGGCGGTGCGGGGCGTGAACGTGGACTCGGTGGTACGCACCCTGCTGGCGCGCGGCCTGATCGTGGAGGACGGGCAGGAGCCTAGCGGGGCACTGCTGTACCGCACCACCACCGAGTTCCTGGAGTACATGGGCCTGCGTAGCCTGGAGGAGCTGCCACCACTGGCGCCCTACCTGCCGGAGGCCTCCGCGCTGGGGGAGATTGAGGAAGAGCTGGACGGGAGGAGCCTGCGATGA
- a CDS encoding segregation and condensation protein A, protein MSPEATGTAPGAVEALTPTDSASARVPGFQVALAQFEGPFDLLLTLIARKRLDVTELALAEVTDEFLAHMQSDWDLGQASEFLVVAATLLALKAHRLLPSTGEEDTEDLELLEARDLLFARLLQYRAFKEAAAALRSMSEAASRSHPRRAALEPHLAALLPQLVATISPQDLARLAVAAITRPREDGVQTVHLHETTVPVSEQVALLALRLRQHHTLTFSELVADAQRTAVVISRFLALLILYRQASVELEQGSVLGEITVTWCAGADDMTGLSTTDLEEEFD, encoded by the coding sequence ATGTCGCCTGAGGCCACAGGCACCGCGCCCGGCGCCGTCGAGGCCCTGACGCCCACGGACAGCGCCTCCGCCCGGGTCCCCGGCTTCCAGGTGGCACTGGCCCAGTTCGAGGGCCCCTTTGACCTCCTTCTCACACTGATCGCCCGCAAGCGGCTGGACGTTACCGAGCTGGCCCTGGCGGAGGTCACCGACGAGTTCCTGGCCCACATGCAATCAGACTGGGACCTGGGGCAGGCCAGCGAGTTCCTGGTGGTGGCCGCCACCCTGCTGGCGCTCAAGGCCCACCGTCTGCTGCCCTCCACCGGGGAGGAGGACACAGAGGACCTGGAGCTGCTGGAGGCCCGCGACCTGCTCTTCGCCCGGCTGCTGCAGTACCGGGCCTTCAAAGAGGCTGCGGCGGCCCTGCGGAGCATGTCGGAGGCTGCCAGCCGCTCCCACCCGCGGCGGGCGGCCCTGGAGCCGCACCTGGCGGCCCTGCTGCCCCAGCTGGTAGCCACCATCAGCCCGCAGGACCTGGCGCGCCTGGCGGTGGCGGCAATCACTCGTCCCCGGGAGGACGGCGTGCAGACCGTCCACCTGCACGAGACCACCGTGCCCGTCAGTGAGCAGGTGGCCCTGCTGGCGCTGCGGCTGCGCCAGCACCACACCCTGACCTTCTCCGAGCTGGTCGCGGACGCGCAGCGCACGGCCGTGGTGATCTCCCGCTTCCTGGCGCTGCTGATCCTCTACCGGCAGGCCAGCGTGGAGCTGGAGCAGGGCAGCGTGCTGGGGGAGATCACCGTGACCTGGTGCGCCGGTGCGGACGACATGACCGGGCTTAGCACCACCGACCTTGAGGAGGAGTTCGATTGA
- a CDS encoding ParA family protein, with amino-acid sequence MNDSVQPGLLDAPASEQGVDFPEPAPLSSHGPARIIAMCNQKGGVGKTTTTINLGAALAEYGRKVLIVDFDPQGAASAGLGVNAHEMDQTIYNLLVDSHPDVTQVIVPTAVPGLDIVPANIDLSAAEVQLVNEVAREQALARVLRSVLDDYDLILIDCQPSLGLLTINALAAAHGVVIPVAAEFFALRGVALLVDTVDRVRDRLNPRLEIDGILTTIVDTRTLHAREVLERLDEAFGDQVLRTCIRRTIKFPDASVAAEPITVYAPSHSGAEAYRLLARELVARGDVA; translated from the coding sequence GTGAACGACTCAGTGCAGCCCGGCCTCCTAGACGCACCTGCCTCTGAGCAGGGGGTGGACTTCCCTGAACCTGCTCCGCTGAGCTCCCACGGACCGGCGCGGATCATCGCCATGTGCAACCAGAAAGGTGGCGTGGGCAAGACCACCACCACCATCAACCTGGGGGCGGCGCTCGCCGAGTACGGGCGCAAGGTGCTGATCGTCGACTTCGACCCGCAGGGGGCGGCCAGCGCCGGGCTGGGGGTCAACGCCCACGAGATGGACCAGACCATATACAACCTGCTGGTGGACTCCCACCCGGACGTCACCCAGGTGATCGTGCCCACCGCCGTCCCGGGCCTGGACATTGTGCCCGCCAACATCGACCTGTCGGCCGCCGAGGTCCAGCTGGTCAACGAGGTAGCCCGGGAGCAGGCCCTGGCCCGGGTGCTGCGCTCCGTGCTGGACGACTACGACCTCATCCTGATCGACTGCCAGCCCTCTTTGGGCCTGCTGACCATCAACGCCCTGGCCGCCGCCCACGGCGTCGTCATCCCGGTGGCCGCCGAGTTCTTCGCGCTGCGCGGCGTGGCCCTGCTCGTGGACACCGTGGACCGGGTGCGCGACCGTCTCAACCCCCGCCTGGAGATCGACGGGATCCTCACCACGATCGTGGACACCCGTACCCTGCACGCCCGGGAGGTGCTGGAGCGCCTGGACGAGGCCTTCGGCGACCAGGTGCTGCGCACCTGCATCCGCCGCACCATCAAGTTCCCGGACGCCTCCGTGGCGGCCGAGCCGATCACCGTGTACGCCCCCAGCCACTCCGGCGCGGAGGCCTACCGCCTGCTGGCCCGCGAGCTCGTAGCCCGCGGTGATGTCGCCTGA
- a CDS encoding site-specific tyrosine recombinase XerD, with protein MRGYLAHLRVERGLSPNTLGAYERDLRRYCTHLRSRGVSEPGLAGEGDVTSFLEALRTGTDGGRVLAASSASRAITAVRGWHRFLLAEGDTQADPSAAVHPPQVGRRLPKALAVEEVTRLLEAASPDDSPVSLRDRALLELLYATGARISEAVSLVVDDLDREGGCLRLFGKGRKERIVPMGRLAWEALDAYLVRGRPVLGMKGRGAPQVFLNTLGRPLSRQSAWAVLQTAAAHAGLGQEDTGGRVSPHTLRHSFATHLLAGGADVRVVQEMLGHASVTTTQIYTKVTVDHLREVYATSHPRARG; from the coding sequence CTGCGGGGATATCTTGCGCACCTGCGGGTGGAGCGGGGGCTGAGCCCCAACACCCTGGGCGCCTATGAGCGGGACCTGCGTCGCTACTGCACGCACCTGCGCTCCCGCGGCGTGAGCGAGCCCGGCCTGGCGGGGGAGGGTGACGTCACCTCCTTCCTGGAGGCCCTGCGCACCGGCACCGACGGCGGCCGGGTGCTGGCTGCCTCCTCCGCGTCGCGCGCCATCACCGCAGTGCGGGGCTGGCACCGCTTCCTCCTGGCAGAGGGGGACACGCAGGCGGACCCTTCCGCGGCCGTGCACCCGCCTCAGGTGGGCAGGCGTCTGCCCAAGGCCCTGGCCGTGGAGGAGGTCACCCGGCTCCTGGAGGCCGCCAGCCCGGACGACTCCCCGGTGAGCCTGCGGGACCGCGCCCTGCTGGAGCTCCTGTACGCCACCGGGGCCCGCATCTCTGAGGCCGTCAGCCTGGTGGTTGACGACCTGGACCGGGAAGGCGGCTGCCTGCGGCTGTTCGGCAAGGGCCGCAAGGAGCGCATCGTGCCCATGGGACGGCTCGCCTGGGAGGCCCTGGATGCATACCTGGTGCGGGGCCGCCCGGTGCTGGGTATGAAGGGCCGAGGGGCTCCCCAGGTCTTCCTGAACACCTTGGGCAGGCCGCTGTCACGCCAGTCCGCCTGGGCGGTGCTGCAGACGGCGGCCGCGCACGCCGGGCTGGGCCAGGAGGACACGGGCGGGCGCGTGTCCCCGCACACGCTGCGCCACTCCTTCGCCACCCACCTGCTGGCTGGTGGCGCCGACGTCCGGGTGGTCCAGGAGATGCTGGGGCACGCCTCGGTGACCACCACCCAGATCTACACCAAGGTGACGGTGGACCACCTGCGGGAGGTCTACGCGACCAGCCACCCCCGCGCCCGGGGCTGA
- the secG gene encoding preprotein translocase subunit SecG has protein sequence MDVLRIILQVLLVLSSFFLIMTILLHKGKGGGLSDMFGGGISSSAGSSGVAERNLNRITVGVVLLWSATIVGLGLLARFV, from the coding sequence GTGGACGTTCTGCGAATCATCCTCCAGGTGCTGCTCGTGCTGTCGAGCTTCTTCCTGATCATGACGATCCTCCTGCACAAGGGGAAGGGCGGCGGCCTTTCCGACATGTTCGGTGGAGGCATCTCCTCCTCGGCAGGCTCATCCGGGGTGGCCGAGCGGAACCTGAACCGCATCACCGTCGGGGTGGTTCTGCTCTGGTCAGCCACCATCGTGGGCCTGGGCCTGCTGGCCCGTTTCGTCTGA
- the tpiA gene encoding triose-phosphate isomerase has translation MSNRTPLMAGNWKMNLDHLEANHLVQGLALELKDHGHDYSKCEVLVIPPFTDIRTVQTIVEADELGIKYGAQDVSVHDNGAYTGEVSTAMLTRLGCSYVVMGHSERREYHNESDELVGAKARKVLDAGMTPILCCGEALEVRKAGTHVDFVLGQIRAALKGWSAEDVAKIVIAYEPIWAIGTGETATADDAQEVCGAIRAALLEDYGQATAEATRVLYGGSAKPGNIKELMAQADIDGALIGGASLKADSFAEMCRFYA, from the coding sequence ATGAGCAACCGCACCCCGCTGATGGCGGGCAACTGGAAGATGAACCTCGACCACCTGGAGGCCAACCACCTCGTCCAGGGCCTGGCCCTGGAGCTGAAGGACCACGGCCACGACTACTCCAAGTGCGAGGTCCTGGTCATCCCTCCCTTCACGGACATCCGCACCGTGCAGACCATCGTCGAGGCCGACGAGCTGGGCATCAAGTACGGCGCCCAGGACGTGTCGGTCCACGACAACGGCGCCTACACCGGTGAGGTCTCCACCGCCATGCTCACCAGGCTCGGCTGCAGCTACGTGGTCATGGGCCACTCCGAGCGCCGCGAGTACCACAACGAGTCCGACGAGCTGGTCGGCGCCAAGGCCCGCAAGGTGCTGGACGCCGGCATGACGCCGATCCTGTGCTGCGGCGAGGCCCTGGAGGTCCGCAAGGCGGGCACCCACGTGGACTTCGTGCTCGGGCAGATCCGCGCCGCCCTCAAGGGCTGGAGCGCCGAGGACGTCGCCAAGATCGTCATCGCCTACGAGCCCATCTGGGCCATCGGCACCGGCGAGACCGCCACCGCCGACGACGCCCAGGAGGTCTGCGGCGCCATCCGTGCGGCCCTCCTGGAGGACTACGGGCAGGCCACCGCTGAGGCCACCCGGGTGCTCTACGGCGGTTCCGCCAAGCCCGGCAACATCAAGGAGCTCATGGCCCAGGCCGACATCGACGGCGCCCTGATCGGTGGGGCCTCGCTGAAGGCCGACTCCTTCGCGGAGATGTGCCGCTTCTACGCCTGA